The stretch of DNA AACATCATGTCCTTGTTTTTCAAGTTCTGTTTTCAAGGTTCGAATACTGGTCGCAACACCAGAAACCTGAGGAAAATAAGTATCTGTAAATAAACCAATTCGCATAGATTACCTCACTTTTTATTTTCTCCCTAAAGCCGCTTGTTTCTCATAAAAGTCCAACCAGATTTGCAACAGATGCTCTTCTGAATACTCTCTAGAAATATTCTTAGCTTTTTCTTTCAAATCTTTTAAAGCAGCAGGATTCGCTTGATATTCCAGAATAGCTTCTTTCATCTCTTCTCTATCTGCTGTCGCCCGATAATTTCCCTCCAAAATTACCTTATAAAGATCTAAATCACGCAACATAATAGGAGCTTCACAACTGGCAGCCTCTAAAATCGTCATCGGAAAGAGCTCATTATAACTAGGAAGCAAGAAAAGATCCGCTAGGGCATACAACTCGCGCATCCGCTCTGGTGAGACAATTCCTGGAAAAATCAAATTTTTAGGGGGATTCTCCATAATTTTCTTGTAGCGCTCATAACCATCTGTCATGCCACCAAAAGAGAAACCACCTGCCCAGATAAAGGTAATTTGTGGCAATTCCTCAGCCAGACGGATAAAATCGTCAATCCCTTTGCGCTTCTGAACTTGACCAGCACCTACTACGATAAACTGATTGTAACTAAGACCTAGCTCTGTACGCAGTTTCGCTACCTCTTCCTGTGGAAGAGGATGCCATTTTTCCTTGTTTACAAAGTTAGGAATATAAGTCACTTTTTCACGTGGAATACCAGCTGCCACCAAATCCTCGATAAACATAGGATTGACCACCACCAAGTGCTCCATTCGGTTGTAAAAAGAAAATACATAGCGTTTCACAATTCCCTTTAAGAAAAATGGAATTTTCAAACTCCCCTCAAGTGTATCAGGCAAGAAGTGCACATAGCCAATTTTCCTTCCTGAGCGTTTCTTTTGAAATGTTGATAAATAATAGGGGAAATCAATTGTATGAAAGTGAGTCACATCGGCTTCGATTGGAAGATTTTCTGTAACAATCAATTGGTCCTTGGCATCACGGTGAAGAAGACGAACTAATTCACGGTAAGCACCTGAAACTCCTTGTCCTGCTACTTTCTCACTTGAACTCAACATATTGATGCGTAATTTCTTTTTTTCCATAACTACTATTATATCATTTTCTTTGAATAAAATCAGCAAAAGAAAGGAGAGACTAGAGGAAAAGAAGGGAAATTTCCTCGCTTTTCCAATGGTCTCTCACATGCTTTTATTTGTTTACTTAATGCCTAGGGCAATGCGTGCATAGCGACTCATTTTTTCAACTGTCCAGGCTGGATACCAGACTAATTTAACCTCAGTATCCGTTACTTCTGGCACCTCTGTCATGGCATCATAAATCTGGTCTGTCAAAAGATCTGCCAGGGGACACCCCATGGTTGTCAACGTCATATCAATCTCTGTTTGTCCTGTGTCACCGTCAAAACGAATTTCATAGATCAAACCAAGATTGACAATATCGATTCCCAACTCAGGGTCAATAACTTCTTCCAAGGCTGATAAAATTCGTGTTTTGATGTTTTCAATTTGCTCTTCTGTATAAGCCATATTCATCCTCACTCTTAGTCTTCAATAAAATCACGAAGCGGTTTGCTGCGACTTGGTTGGCGTAGTTTTCTCAAAGCCTTAGCCTCGATTTGACGGATTCGCTCACGGGTTACGTTAAAGACTTTACCCACATCTTCAAGGGTACGCATTTTCCCATCATCTAGCCCAAAACGTAGACGCAAAACATTTTCTTCACGGTCTGTAAGAGTATCCAAGACCTCATCCAACTGCTCACGCAAGACGATACGAGTTGTATAGTCCACTGGATTTTCAATCACTTCATCTTCGATAAAGTCTCCAAGGTGGCTATCATCCTCTTCACCAATAGGAGTTTCAAGAGATACTGGTTCTTGGGCAATCTTCAAGATTTCACGAACCTTATCAGGTGTCATATCCATACGTTCAGCGATTTGTTCTGGTGTCGGATCTTGTCCCAATTCTTGAAGAAGGTTACGCTGTTCACGAACCAATTTATTGATGGTTTCAACCATGTGAACTGGGATACGGATAGTACGAGCTTGATCCGCAATAGCACGAGTGATAGCCTGACGAATCCACCAAGTTGCGTAAGTTGAAAACTTGAACCCTTTAGAATAGTCAAACTTGTCAACAGCCTTCATCAAGCCCATATTTCCTTCTTGAATCAAATCAAGGAACTGCATACCACGCCCGACATAGCGTTTGGCAATAGAAACAACCAAACGAAGGTTGGCTTCCGCAAGACGTTGTTTGGCTTCGATATCGCCAGCTTCCACTGCTAGTGCTAATTCTTTTTCCTCTTCATTGGTCAAGAGAGGAACGACCCCAATTTCTTTCAAGTACATACGGACAGGGTCATTAACCTTAGCCGAAGTTGAACCAATCAAATCCTCATCACTGAGTTCTGGCTCTTCTTCAGTGCTAAGAACACGCGCACTCGGATTTCCTTCGTTATCTGTGATAGAAATCCCTGCATCCTGAATTCGTTGCAAGAGATCTTCAATCCCATCAGCATCCAAGGTAAAAGGAATCACCAGACTTGCATTAATTTCATCATCCGTTGCTGTCCCTTTTTGTTTATGATTACGGATAAATTCTGCTACTTGTACATCAAATGTTGTTACTTCTTTTTGTTTTGTTGCCATTATTACTCCATTCTTCTCTTTTGGGAAATTAAACGTTCCAATTCTTCTAGGGCTGTGTCGGTATCTCCTACATGGCTCGCTTCCTGCACCTTCTTTTTGATTCTCATATTGTCCTGATTCAAGAGTGCCTTGTTTCGAGTCATTTCTACTTCACTAAGTTCCTGAGGTGACATCTCAGCAGGCAAATCCTGAGCTAAGACTTGGTACCAAGCTCTTTCAACTTCCTCTGTCTGTTCTGCTAGAACTTCTGGAGGAAGATTGCCATACTGACCAAGCAAGTCATATAAGACCTGAAATTCAGGTGTGTCAAATGCAAAATCTTCTCGCAAACGGTAATCGTTCAAAACAAGAGGAGATTCCACCATTCGATAAAGTAGATGAGCTTCTGCCCTCATAATAGCTGATAACTGCTTGGTGACAGGCATAGTGATTTGCGTCGGTCTGGAAATTCCTTCCATGCGATTCTGCCTTTGTGCCTGACGGCTTTCATTAACAATCTGCTCAATCTGGGCATAATCAAAGGATGCCAGACTGTCAGCTAAAATATGAATATAACTGTTTTGAGCAGTGATAGACTTTTCTTGAACAATCAAGGGAGCTATTTTTTCAATAAACTCAATCTGAGCCTGCAGATTTTCACTATTTTCAGGTTTGTACTGGTGAATGTAGAACTCAATCGGACTAATACGAGTTTTTGTTAATAGATAGGCCAAGTCTTCTGGTCCATTTTTTTGTAGATATTCATCTGGATCCAAGTTATCAGGCATGCTGATAATCTGCACAGGCATGTCACCAATTTCGTCCAGCGCTTTCAATGTCGCAGCTTGCCCAGCCTTATCGCCATCGTAAACAAGTACTAACTTCTTAGTTAGCCTTTTCAGATGCTCAACATGCTCACGACTCAAGGCCGTTCCCATGGACGCCACAGCATTTTCGATTCCAGCCCGATAGGCTGCAATGACATCCATGAATCCTTCCATCAGATAAATCTCACTGGCTTTTCCAGAAGATTTTTTTGCCCTATCCATATGATATAATTCGTAACTTTTGTTAAAAATTACAGTCGATCGGCTATTTTTATACTTAGAAGTTTGTGAATCCGTTTTCTGCCAGATACGACCTGAGAAGGCAATAACCTTTCCCTGGTCATTTGTCAGGGGAAACATGATCCGATTGTGAAATGTATCTACAAATTGATTAGCATCCGAGAGATAAAACAATCCTGAATCTAGGAAATCCTCATCACGATACTGACCAGACAAACGTTGATAGAGATAGTTTCGTTCTGGAGGTGCTAAACCAATCCGAAAATGTTTGAGCACTTCATCTGTCAAACCACGCTGATAAAGGTAGTTTCTGGCCTCCTCCCCCATGGTCGTTGTCATGAGAATAGCATGGTAAAATTTGGCTGCATCTTCGTGCATATCATAAAGAGCTTGGTGGGCTGAAGCTGGCTTCTGTTCACTATAAAGCGGTTTTTCCACCTCTATCCCGACACGCTGACCTAAGATTTGGACAGCCTCCATAAAGGGAACTCCTTGATACTCCTCGATGAATTTAAAGACATCACCTGAGCGCCCACAACCAAAACAGTGGTAAAACTGCTTGTCCTCTACAACGTTGAAAGAAGGTGTTTTTTCACCATGAAAAGGACAGAGCCCTAGATAGTTCCGTCCTGCCTTTTGTAAAGAAATCACATCTCCTATGACTTCCACAATGTTGGCATTGTTTTTGATTTCTTCAATGACTTGTTTGTCAACCATACACAATACCTCCATGTTATCATAGTTTACTTTATATAGTATACTTTATTTCAGAAAAAAAGTAAACCATTTCACTCGTTTTCCCTACTTTATTCAAAGAGTTGATAATAATCAGAGATTTTCATTTTTGCTTTTTCTTCTTGGTTCAAATCTTGGATAATTCGTCCTTCTTTCATGACAATCAAACGATTGCCATATTTGAGAGCATCTTCCATATGATGAGTAATCATAAGCGCTGTCAATTGATCTTTCTTGACAAATTCGTCTGTCAATTCCATGAGTGCCACACTGGTCTTTGGATCCAAGGCCGCAGTATGCTCGTCTAGCAAGAGTAATTCAGGACGCTTCAAGGTTGCCATCAAGAGACTCAAGGCCTGTCTTTGTCCACCTGATAAGAACTCAATCGGTGTATTCAAATGTTTCTCAAGACCGTTTCCTACTTTTTCAATAGTTGCCTGAAATTCATCCTTATAGCTAGCCAGACGTCTTGGTAACAATCCACGCTTTTCACCACGAAACTTGGCAATCAAAAGATTTTCAGCCACTGTCATACGAGGAGCTGTCCCCATCTTGGGATCTTGGAAAACACGAGACAGATACTTAGCTCGCTTCTCTGGTGAAAACTTGGTTACATCTTCGCCCAAAATACGAATGGTTCCACTGGTTAATGACAAGGTTCCTGCAATGGTGTTAAAGAGGGTCGATTTACCAGCACCATTTCCACCCAAAATCGTGATAAAATCCTGTTCAAAAATTTCTAAGGAAACATCATTTAAAATAATCTTTTCTTCATCAAAGCCATTTTTAACGACTTTGGTTGCATTTTTTAATTCTACAATTGCTGTCATTTGCTTAACTTGGCTCCTTTCAAGATGGTTTGCTTAAATGTCGGAATCATGAGGCAGACTGCTAAAATCACGGCACTGTATAGACGAAGGTAACTTGTGTTAAATCCAAGCGCGATAACTGCCCATACTAAAAATTGATAGGCAATAGAACCGACAACAATGGTAATCAAACGTTCTGCCAAGCTCAAACTTTTGAAAATAACTTCTCCAATAATCAAGCTT from Streptococcus mitis encodes:
- a CDS encoding ABC transporter ATP-binding protein; protein product: MTAIVELKNATKVVKNGFDEEKIILNDVSLEIFEQDFITILGGNGAGKSTLFNTIAGTLSLTSGTIRILGEDVTKFSPEKRAKYLSRVFQDPKMGTAPRMTVAENLLIAKFRGEKRGLLPRRLASYKDEFQATIEKVGNGLEKHLNTPIEFLSGGQRQALSLLMATLKRPELLLLDEHTAALDPKTSVALMELTDEFVKKDQLTALMITHHMEDALKYGNRLIVMKEGRIIQDLNQEEKAKMKISDYYQLFE
- the rpoD gene encoding RNA polymerase sigma factor RpoD translates to MATKQKEVTTFDVQVAEFIRNHKQKGTATDDEINASLVIPFTLDADGIEDLLQRIQDAGISITDNEGNPSARVLSTEEEPELSDEDLIGSTSAKVNDPVRMYLKEIGVVPLLTNEEEKELALAVEAGDIEAKQRLAEANLRLVVSIAKRYVGRGMQFLDLIQEGNMGLMKAVDKFDYSKGFKFSTYATWWIRQAITRAIADQARTIRIPVHMVETINKLVREQRNLLQELGQDPTPEQIAERMDMTPDKVREILKIAQEPVSLETPIGEEDDSHLGDFIEDEVIENPVDYTTRIVLREQLDEVLDTLTDREENVLRLRFGLDDGKMRTLEDVGKVFNVTRERIRQIEAKALRKLRQPSRSKPLRDFIED
- a CDS encoding metal-sulfur cluster assembly factor, with product MAYTEEQIENIKTRILSALEEVIDPELGIDIVNLGLIYEIRFDGDTGQTEIDMTLTTMGCPLADLLTDQIYDAMTEVPEVTDTEVKLVWYPAWTVEKMSRYARIALGIK
- the dnaG gene encoding DNA primase; protein product: MVDKQVIEEIKNNANIVEVIGDVISLQKAGRNYLGLCPFHGEKTPSFNVVEDKQFYHCFGCGRSGDVFKFIEEYQGVPFMEAVQILGQRVGIEVEKPLYSEQKPASAHQALYDMHEDAAKFYHAILMTTTMGEEARNYLYQRGLTDEVLKHFRIGLAPPERNYLYQRLSGQYRDEDFLDSGLFYLSDANQFVDTFHNRIMFPLTNDQGKVIAFSGRIWQKTDSQTSKYKNSRSTVIFNKSYELYHMDRAKKSSGKASEIYLMEGFMDVIAAYRAGIENAVASMGTALSREHVEHLKRLTKKLVLVYDGDKAGQAATLKALDEIGDMPVQIISMPDNLDPDEYLQKNGPEDLAYLLTKTRISPIEFYIHQYKPENSENLQAQIEFIEKIAPLIVQEKSITAQNSYIHILADSLASFDYAQIEQIVNESRQAQRQNRMEGISRPTQITMPVTKQLSAIMRAEAHLLYRMVESPLVLNDYRLREDFAFDTPEFQVLYDLLGQYGNLPPEVLAEQTEEVERAWYQVLAQDLPAEMSPQELSEVEMTRNKALLNQDNMRIKKKVQEASHVGDTDTALEELERLISQKRRME
- the cpoA gene encoding alpha-galactosylglucosyldiacylglycerol synthase; the protein is MEKKKLRINMLSSSEKVAGQGVSGAYRELVRLLHRDAKDQLIVTENLPIEADVTHFHTIDFPYYLSTFQKKRSGRKIGYVHFLPDTLEGSLKIPFFLKGIVKRYVFSFYNRMEHLVVVNPMFIEDLVAAGIPREKVTYIPNFVNKEKWHPLPQEEVAKLRTELGLSYNQFIVVGAGQVQKRKGIDDFIRLAEELPQITFIWAGGFSFGGMTDGYERYKKIMENPPKNLIFPGIVSPERMRELYALADLFLLPSYNELFPMTILEAASCEAPIMLRDLDLYKVILEGNYRATADREEMKEAILEYQANPAALKDLKEKAKNISREYSEEHLLQIWLDFYEKQAALGRK